CCCGGATCGCTCAGCACGCAGGACCAACCCGGCAAACCGCCCTCCGACGCCATCGTGTTGTTTGACGGGAAGGACCTTTCGCAATGGGCGGCCATGGACGGCAGCCCGACAAAGTGGGTAGCCAGGAACGGCGCGATGGAGTGCGTGCCGGGCAGCGGTTACGTGCGCACCCTGCAGTGCTTTGGCGACTGTCAGTTGCACGTCGAGTGGTCGGCACCGACGCCAGCTCGCGGCGAAGGCCAGGGCCGGGGTAACAGTGGCGTGTTTTTCGGACTGGATCGCTACGAAATTCAGGTCCTTGATTCTTACGGAAACAAGACTTATGCGGACGGCTCTGCTGCGTCGGTTTATAATCAATATCCTCCGCTGGTAAATGCTTCGCGACCGCCGGGGCAGTGGCAATTCTACGACATCATCTGGACAGCGCCGCGATTCGATCCCACGGGAAAACTCGTTTCACCAGCCCGCGTCACCGTGATCCACAATGGCGTACTCGTCCAAAACAATGTCGAACTGACCGGTCCGACCACATGGTTGACACGGCCTCCTTACGCTGCGCACCCGGAGAAACTGCCCATTTCCTTT
This genomic interval from Candidatus Angelobacter sp. contains the following:
- a CDS encoding DUF1080 domain-containing protein, which translates into the protein MKKARQLRLAFRRIGAPSVITLALLVRSDMLAQPDPNWLGHDRARPLPVVVDPGSLSTQDQPGKPPSDAIVLFDGKDLSQWAAMDGSPTKWVARNGAMECVPGSGYVRTLQCFGDCQLHVEWSAPTPARGEGQGRGNSGVFFGLDRYEIQVLDSYGNKTYADGSAASVYNQYPPLVNASRPPGQWQFYDIIWTAPRFDPTGKLVSPARVTVIHNGVLVQNNVELTGPTTWLTRPPYAAHPEKLPISFQDHGNPVRFRNIWVRELGRPAKKEFMLPNTVLDGFSGDYQRDPNDIVRVRRAADGLLSVSFSGATFLMYAGSPTRFFAKTTDVQCEFRFSDAEKFAVLSVGEGGMRAKKIN